One Urocitellus parryii isolate mUroPar1 chromosome 9, mUroPar1.hap1, whole genome shotgun sequence DNA segment encodes these proteins:
- the Ggps1 gene encoding geranylgeranyl pyrophosphate synthase isoform X1, giving the protein MEKTQETVQRILLEPYKYLLQLPGKQVRTKLSQAFNHWLKVPEDKLQIIIEVTEMLHNASLLIDDIEDNSKLRRGFPVAHSIYGIPSVINSANYVYFLGLEKVLTLDHPDAVKLFTRQLLELHQGQGLDIYWRDNYTCPTEEEYKAMVLQKTGGLFGLAVGLMQLFSDYKEDLKPLLNTLGLFFQIRDDYANLHSKEYSENKSFCEDLTEGKFSFPTIHAIWSRPESTQVQNILRQRTENIDIKKYCVHYLEDVGSFEYTRNTLKELESKAYKQIEACGGNPALVALIKHLSKMFKEENE; this is encoded by the exons atggagAAGACTCAAGAAACTGTCCAAAGAATTCTTCTAGAACCCTACAAGTACTTACTTCAGTTACCGG gtAAACAAGTGAGAACCAAACTTTCACAGGCATTTAATCATTGGCTAAAAGTTCCAGAAGACAAATTACAG atTATCATTGAAGTGACAGAAATGTTACACAATGCCAGTTTACTCATTGATGATATTGAAGACAATTCAAAACTCCGACGTGGCTTTCCAGTAGCACATAGCATCTATGGAATTCCATCTGTCATCAATTCAGCCAATTATGTATATTTCCTTGGCTTAGAAAAAGTCCTAACTCTGGATCATCCAGATGCAGTGAAACTTTTTACCCGTCAGCTCTTAGAACTCCATCAGGGACAAGGCCTGGACATTTACTGGAGGGATAATTACACTTGTCCCACTGAAGAAGAATATAAAGCCATGGTGCTGCAAAAGACTGGTGGACTGTTTGGATTAGCAGTAGGTCTCATGCAGCTATTCTCTGACTACAAAGAAGATTTAAAGCCATTACTTAATACACTTGGCCTCTTTTTTCAAATTAGAGATGATTATGCTAATCTGCACTCCAAAGAATATAGTGAAAACAAAAGTTTTTGTGAAGATCTAACAGAGGGAAAATTCTCATTCCCTACTATTCATGCTATTTGGTCAAGGCCTGAAAGCACCCAGGTGCAGAACATCTTGCGCCAAAGAACAGAAaacatagatattaaaaaatattgtgtacaTTATCTGGAGGATGTAGGTTCTTTTGAATACACTCGGAATACTCTTAAAGAGCTTGAATCTAAAGCCTATAAACAAATTGAGGCATGTGGTGGGAACCCTGCGCTAGTGGCTCTAATAAAGCACTTAAGTAAGatgttcaaagaagaaaatgaataa
- the Ggps1 gene encoding geranylgeranyl pyrophosphate synthase isoform X2, translating to MLHNASLLIDDIEDNSKLRRGFPVAHSIYGIPSVINSANYVYFLGLEKVLTLDHPDAVKLFTRQLLELHQGQGLDIYWRDNYTCPTEEEYKAMVLQKTGGLFGLAVGLMQLFSDYKEDLKPLLNTLGLFFQIRDDYANLHSKEYSENKSFCEDLTEGKFSFPTIHAIWSRPESTQVQNILRQRTENIDIKKYCVHYLEDVGSFEYTRNTLKELESKAYKQIEACGGNPALVALIKHLSKMFKEENE from the coding sequence ATGTTACACAATGCCAGTTTACTCATTGATGATATTGAAGACAATTCAAAACTCCGACGTGGCTTTCCAGTAGCACATAGCATCTATGGAATTCCATCTGTCATCAATTCAGCCAATTATGTATATTTCCTTGGCTTAGAAAAAGTCCTAACTCTGGATCATCCAGATGCAGTGAAACTTTTTACCCGTCAGCTCTTAGAACTCCATCAGGGACAAGGCCTGGACATTTACTGGAGGGATAATTACACTTGTCCCACTGAAGAAGAATATAAAGCCATGGTGCTGCAAAAGACTGGTGGACTGTTTGGATTAGCAGTAGGTCTCATGCAGCTATTCTCTGACTACAAAGAAGATTTAAAGCCATTACTTAATACACTTGGCCTCTTTTTTCAAATTAGAGATGATTATGCTAATCTGCACTCCAAAGAATATAGTGAAAACAAAAGTTTTTGTGAAGATCTAACAGAGGGAAAATTCTCATTCCCTACTATTCATGCTATTTGGTCAAGGCCTGAAAGCACCCAGGTGCAGAACATCTTGCGCCAAAGAACAGAAaacatagatattaaaaaatattgtgtacaTTATCTGGAGGATGTAGGTTCTTTTGAATACACTCGGAATACTCTTAAAGAGCTTGAATCTAAAGCCTATAAACAAATTGAGGCATGTGGTGGGAACCCTGCGCTAGTGGCTCTAATAAAGCACTTAAGTAAGatgttcaaagaagaaaatgaataa